The proteins below come from a single Panicum hallii strain FIL2 chromosome 7, PHallii_v3.1, whole genome shotgun sequence genomic window:
- the LOC112900096 gene encoding cysteine proteinase 1-like, with translation MARRGLRPLAGAALLLVALFSAAALCSAEPEDASDAEDPLIEQVVGAGADGDELELNAEAHFASFVRRFGKSYRDEDERAHRMSVFKANLRRARRHQRLDPTAVHGVTQFSDLTPAEFRRQFLGLRSSSARDLLKGSSAHKAPILPTDGLPTDFDWREHGAVGPVKNQGSCGSCWSFSTSGALEGAHYLATGKLEVLSEQQMVDCDHECDASDPRSCDAGCNGGLMTTAFSYLEKVGGLESEKDYPYTGSDSTCKFDKSKIVAQVKNFSVVSVDEDQIAANLVKHGPLAIGINAVFMQTYIGGVSCPYICGRHLDHGVLLVGYGSAGYAPIRFKEKPYWIIKNSWGENWGENGYYKICRGPHMQNKCGVDSMVSTVTAIHASKKE, from the exons ATGGCTCGCCGCGGCCTCCGtcccctcgccggcgccgccctcctcctcgtcgccctcttctccgccgccgcgctctgCTCGGCGGAGCCCGAGGACGCCTCCGACGCGGAGGACCCGCTCATCGAGCAGGTGGTGGGGGCCGGCGCGGACGGGGACGAGCTGGAGCTGAACGCGGAGGCCCACTTCGCCAGCTTCGTCCGCCGGTTCGGCAAGTCCTACCGCGACGAGGACGAGCGCGCGCACCGCATGTCCGTGTTCAAGGCCAACCTccgccgcgcgcggcgccaCCAGCGGCTCGACCCCACGGCGGTGCACGGGGTCACCCAGTTCTCCGACCTCACCCCGGCCGAGTTCCGCCGCCAGTTCCTCGGCCTCCGAAGCTCCTCCGCCCGGGACTTGCTCAAGGGGTCGTCCGCGCACAAGGCGCCCATCCTCCCCACCGACGGCCTCCCGACCGATTTCGACTGGCGCGAACACGGCGCCGTCGGACCCGTCAAGAACCAG GGCTCGTGCGGGTCGTGCTGGTCCTTCAGCACGTCGGGGGCGCTGGAGGGGGCGCACTACCTCGCCACCGGCAAGCTCGAGGTGCTCAGCGAGCAGCAGATGGTCGACTGCGACCACGAG TGTGATGCATCAGACCCACGCTCATGCGATGCAGGATGCAATGGTGGCTTGATGACTACAGCTTTCAGCTATCTCGAGAAAGTTGGTGGCCTAGAGAGTGAGAAAGATTACCCTTACACTGGGAGTGACAGCACCTGCAAGTTTGACAAGTCCAAAATTGTAGCTCAAGTAAAAAACTTCAGCGTTGTATCTGTGGATGAAGACCAAATTGCTGCTAATTTGGTGAAACATGGCCCACTCGCAA TCGGTATCAATGCAGTATTCATGCAGACATACATCGGGGGTGTCTCGTGCCCATACATTTGTGGAAGGCATCTTGACCATGGTGTTCTCCTAGTTGGCTACGGATCTGCTGGCTACGCACCAATCCGCTTCAAGGAAAAGCCCTACTGGATCATCAAGAACTCCTGGGGCGAGAACTGGGGTGAGAATGGTTACTACAAGATCTGCAGGGGTCCGCATATGCAAAACAAATGCGGTGTTGATTCGATGGTTTCTACGGTCACTGCCATCCACGCCTCTAAGAAGGAATAG